Below is a genomic region from Rosa chinensis cultivar Old Blush chromosome 5, RchiOBHm-V2, whole genome shotgun sequence.
CATGATTGATTCTTCGTGACTTGATTTATTAGGATCCTGTCGCGTATATTCAAAGAGCCATGAAGCAAAGCAAACAAGAAATCTCTGTTCATAAAAACTGCAAGGAAAAATATAGAGCACCTTCGATGACCAAGCACAACAAAGTTGCTTACGGAAGTGATAATCCAGCAGGCACCATATGGCTTTTCCATCGACCAATGAAGAAAAACTGTCGATCTTGCAATCATAAATTTCACAAATTGCCTGAAACCACAACAAGGATGGTACTCAATTTACAGCAGTAAAGTTTATGCTTTTCAACTGTGACTAGCTATGATGCCCCAAAAAGATCCCAAAATCAGCATTTGTGATCCATGTATAGGACTCTGATGCAGCATGCTTGCATCTTAGCAAATTTATTAGATTGCAAAAGAACACTATTCCATACCCAAGATAAGAATATGCTAATAAATGTATCCTAAAAGCAGCAATACCTGAATCCAATTTAAAAGCAGTTCCAGTGGAGGAGAATCAGCATTAATGAAGCTATCctgtgaaattgaaattgaagagaATAAACAATGTCAAGGGTGATTCCAAGTTTCCAACTCTAAAACGTAAAAAAGACAAGACACAGATGCATAGAGACACACCATATTTCCTCGAATATTGCATATTTCCTCAGCTAATGCtgttttcttgaccaaaagaGGTAGCTGACAAATTCAAGTGAAGACTGTTACTGTcaagtataaacaaaaaactCCTAAATAGCCTTCAATGCAACAGTTCTGAAAAAATGGGAGGGAGGGATCAAAGGAACCTGCAAATGAACAAACATATTCCAAAGCAAGGAAATAGTAAGTTCCTTCTCCCCATCAGCAATATCATCTTCTACAATCATCATTCCATCATCATCATGTAAAACAACACCAGCCTCCTTAAGATACTGCAGGGCAGTGCCACAATTTGCCAGGTGCTTTTTATGTGTATCTGATGGAACAGCCATTTTCTGTTCATTCAATGGAACATTGAAATCACTAAATAATATAAAATACTTGGCTAATTATCAACTGAACTCACATattctttgaaaaaataaagaattagaATAACAACCATTAGGATAGATGAGTCATCCTTCAAAAGCTGAATCGCTCTACAGAGGCGCAACCCGTCTTGAAGATCAACAAATAAATCTGTAACTCGAAAGTCAAAATCCACGATCGGAGACTGCACAATGACAGATTTGATAGATGAATTACTGAATTGGGAAAATAATTTTGTACACTAAATGCTGAGTTGACTTGCAGTCTCAACCTCGATTGATAAGGGCATCAAAGCTTAAAAGATACTGATTTCCCTCAGACCACACAAATGCAAATGGAATGGCATACATACAATTCACCACCTACCTGTTGATGAGATACTTTATATCCTAAAACCACCAGATGTGCTGAGACGTTACCTTCTCCAAGCATGATATCAGTTGACAAAAAATCTAGTTTTGAACAACAAAAGGAGAAACGTCAATGCTAAATCAGAATCACAAACCAGTTACTCAGAAACTGAAAAGGAGTGAATTGAAAATTACCATGGATCACCTGATGACTTGATTTGATACTAGACTGTACCATAAACAATAAAGGAGAACCCCCATCCACTCCATCAAGACCATACTTAAGAGAAAGACTGCTTTGAGATTTAGCTCTATCCAGAATAAGAACAAGCAACAGAAACCTCTTCAATATGACATTCCCCAAAGCTTCATAATAACCCGGTCGGTAAAGACCCTCAACCTTCTTGTTATAAGCATACTCTTTCGCTAGACCAGTATGTGCAAACAGTTGCTTCTCAATAATCATTTTCAAAAATGCGACTTCCTCATCAGAGTTAACTTCTCGGTCCGACAACAAAGAGTCACCCCCAAATATAACGTACAATCCAATTCGAAGCCAGATTGGATTATAACTCATAAGGACTTTAGTGGCCTTCTTTCTCAGTCCAACATCAGTCACTAAAGGGCAATGCACCTTCATCTTTAACCTCCCTTCATCAATACTCTGCGAAATATTATATAGCATTAACATTGATATCTTCTATAGCATTAAAAGTCTCCGAAAACAAGAAATTTCGGCTATGAAATCCTCATTAACACTTGTTTGCAAGTCAAGTAACCGAAATTAACAAGTAACAAACTGAAATCTAGAGCAGGAGATAAGCAAATGAACTAAGTCGAAACCAAGCATACGAAAACTAGCATGAAATTGCAAGAATTCAAACCTTGGCTACTTGAATCATCGAATCGAAAACCTCCTTGCAACTCCCCAAACTCAAATAAAACCGCATTCGCTGAACCAAATCATCAAAACTACACAAGAGCTTCAAAGAACACTGCAATTTCGAGTACTTAGAGCTCGAAAACGCACCGGCACTTTCGGAATCTTCACCTTTCCACGACGAGTCTCTCTGCCGCTTCGGGTCCCTCCACGCCGCGTCTACCCGAACCTCAACGCCCGACCCGCTGTCCCTCTTCCCCTTCCGGAACGTTTGACTGTGATCCTCATCGACCGGAAAATTACAGCCGCAGGATCTAGGGTTTTCGAAGAGGAAATTGAGCCAGACCGTGAGAGATTTCGCGAGAGATTTGAGGGACTGCTCCTTTCTGATTTGGACCTTGCGGGAGGACTGTGACTGCTCGAGCTCTACGGCCTTGAGTCTGCGGACGGCGGCTTTGGTCCGAGCAGAGTTGGACGGAGCAATCGAAGGCCGGCGGCGAAAGGACGAGTTTGTCCGGGGGGTGTGTTTGGAGGCGGTGAAGAATTGGGGGCAGGGGGAGTGGAAATTGGAGATTTTGGAGGGGCGTTTTGGGGTTTTGAAATTGGAGATGTCTTTGAAGAGAGTGGACGGCGGTTTGTACTGCGACGGTGACGGACATAACGGCGGTTCTGCGCCGTCCATGGCGGAGGGGTTCGTCTGATGAAGGCGAGAGAGTActgatttgaatttgaaaatgaAGGAGAGAAGCGGGCAAAGGTGACAGAAGGAGGCCTCGCTCACGCTCTCGTTATATCGTGGGAATGACAAAAACAACCCTAACgggctttttttctttttttgtgtttCGTTCGAACTCGGCGAACTAAAATTACGAATTTGAATTCGAATTCGACTAAATAAATAACTCGGATTTCTTTAACCCAATCGGGTTGGAGCGAGTCGGCTAATTATACCGGGTCTTGTGTTACTCAAGATTAGAAGATTCAGTAATGTAAAGATCCGTGTAATTGTACTGAATCATTAAATGCGATGACAACTCATGACAAACTGACATACATTTTTTTAGAAGTCTCCAATGATACTTGGACCTCAACTTGGCCGATCACATAATATCCCTCACGTGAATAGTGACATTTTTTCTAATCCTAGGACTTTTGAGCTTGCATTATATTAAGCTTATTCTCTGTAAATGTAGGTCCAATCCTACAAAAATGATCAGATACTCTACTCTACTCTTAGGCCATTAAAATCATCACTCAACTGACTTAAGCGTCAGAGAGTCTTTAACCGATTCACATTGCCCTCTCAGACTTTGTTTCATTCAACAAACATGTTTGAAACTCAACTAGTCGTTATTCCCAATCGAGCTCAAGCAAGTCGAATAAAAGTCAATCTTGGACCACATCTTAGTCGATCATAGCATGTTCCTCATGTGAATAGTGACATTTTCTAATATTAGAGTTTATTTGGCTTACATTAATTCTCTATAAATAAAAGTCTACCCCCATCTATGTTTTTACACTACTAAACTCATCACCACTTTATCCGATACACATCGACCTCTCAAAACTTGGCTCATTCCTGTTCGAAACTCAACCAATAGCCTTTCTTAAACCCTAAAGTCAATCTTGAACTTTACAAAAGcccaaatcaaaaaaaaaaaaaaaagacccaaaCTAGCCCATGTTCCTATGACGCTATGAGCCCCAACGTAGCTGTAGGGAACACGATATAGCATCTAGTATCTAGTATCTACCTGTCCAAGCGTGACGTAAACACACGATTGGTACGTGAAACCCACGCGCCTTGGTATTCGCCCAGCGTTTGTCATATTCCCTCTCCCTGAGAGCCCAGAGCGTCACAAAAGCCCTGCAACACTTTTGGCATCTCTTCAAATTCTccgtctctcttcttctccaaaaaAGCCAAAACTCCCAAACCCTCTAGGTTTCAATCTTCAAATTCCACCTCAAAATCTGCTGAATTGAATCGCAATCATGGCTCAAGCAGTTGAAGAATGGTACAAGCAGATGCCGGTGATCACCAGATGGTATCTCACCGCCGCTGTCGTCACCAGTATCGGTTGCTCCCTCGATGTATGTTATTGAataaaagtttcaatctttcgcTGAGTTTCTGGGTCTGTTGAATTGGGTTTTGCTCAATTTCAATTGGGTTTTGCTTCAACTTTAGGAATTCGCCATTTTATTGAGGATGATTGCTTAGATTTGCTGGGTTAATTATTTAAAGGGATGTATTGTATTGGGTTAACTTTAATTTTTCATTTACTATTGCAATTTTTATTGTTGAATAAGATTGAATGGAAGTTTTGAAAACTTGTGGTTAATGGTGGAATGTTTTCAGATAATCTCGCCTCATAATCTGTACTTGAACCCTATACTAGTGGTTAAGCAGTATCAACTATGGCGCCTCATCACTAATTTCCTGTACTTTCGAAAGATAGGTAATTGTTACTATTTGTGTTTCGAAGTCTTTGTGTGTTTAGCTGTTAGTGTTTGGTTTTCGTAACCTGCGGTGGTGTTTTGGCAATGCCAGACTTGGATTTTCTGTTCCACATGTTCTTCCTTGCTCGGTACTGCAAGCTTCTTGAAGAGAACTCATTCAGGGGAAGGACGGCTGATTTCTTTTACATGCTCTTATTCGGTGCGTCTGTGTTGACTGGGATAGTTCTTGTTGGAGGAATGATACCTTATTTGTCAGAGTCGTTTGCAAAGATTATATTCCTAAGCAACTCGCTAACATTCATGATGGTTagttgttttttctttgttctgatTGTGATGGATTCTAAAACCTGGtatctttttattgtttttttaagGCATTTTGTTTCCTTGGTTTACAGGTCTATGTGTGGAGCAAGCAAAACCCTTTCATCCATATGAGTTTCTTGGGACTTTTTAATTTCACCGCAGCCTACCTACCATGGGTCAGTATGCTTAAGTGTCAAGTGTTTGTGTTGTTAATTGCTGTTTTTTCTATTGGGATTGTTAGTAAGGTCGCTTTAATATGTCATGATCTTTTCCTCCTTAGTCACGAGTCTAATGTTTCTGAGTTTTTCATCTTGGCTCCAGTTTCTTCTAGGCTTCTCTGTCCTTGTCGGGGCAAGCGCTTGGGTGGATCTCTTGGTATGTTATTTTTATTAAGAATTCCGTTGGACGTTTCAATTTAGCATCTCATAATAGAGTAAACCTGGAATACTGTGTTGCTGTTCCTAATACCCTAGTATACGTATTGTTGCATGATCAGTTGGCTTATGATGCCAACTCACCAGTTATGCACAATATATCACTAAGAAGTGAACATAACCTTTTGCACAACTCTGAAATACAAATGTTTTGTTATGACTAGGCTTTATTTTCATTCATCATGACCCAGACAGTTGTAATAATTTAGTGGATGGTGTCCATCAAGTCATGATGGCAGCTAAAATGGATTGCTTCTATTACTTTTTCAAAAATTGGTGATAACAAAGTGTTTGTGTATGTTGAGTTGTGCAACAGTTGGCAAAACAGTGCATGTCACAAGTTGACTAACGTTTTGTGATAAAATATCCCAGATACTAGCTTTTGTCACTATAGATACTACACATTTGAATTTGATAAAGTTTTTCATGCCTTAATCCTTGATATTCATGTTGATTGGTGTTGATTCAGGGAATGATTGCTGGTCATGCGTATTATTTTCTGGAAGATGTTTACCCTCGAATGACAGGTCGTCGGCCATTGAGAACCCCTTCATTTATCAAAGCACTATTTGCAGATGAGGCTGTTGTGGTGGCACGGCCAGCAAATGTGAGATTTGCGCCTCCACCTGTTGAGGAACTTCACCAAGATTGATGAAACCTTAAGGAAAGACGGGTCGATGGGGCTTAGCTATGGGATATTGATCTGGAAATAGTCATGGCTCTGGCTTCTAGGATGCATATTGTGCTCTgtaatatatagagatatacaaTGATATGCTAAATTGCTAATTACTTTTTGTGAATTTGTTAAAGTTCAAAGCTCATCACTGCGCGATCAAAGTGCTGTTTCTGTCTTTGTGCTCTAGTGTATCgtagtttctttcttctaaaCTAACACAATTTCCCATTAGCAAATTTGCTTTACCTTCGTGTTTTACTTGCCCCGTCTCATATGTATTTTGCACCAAGGTTAATCCACAAGTTCCCTAACCAGAAAACGCATCAAAATCTTGTGTCCTCCTTTCTCTCTAATCCCTACATTGGATGCATTTGGTTTGTGGAAGATTATCAAACAAGACTATATCAGATTTTAGAGATGCACCGTAACATAATGTATTAGTTCTCGTATTGATTTCCATTCCAATGGGGATCGCCAAAGGGCATGGCTCAGCACTAAGCAGAGAAAATGAAGTAATGAACTGCTTCTATATGTCACATAATTTCGTGACATCAATTGTTTACCGAGGCCTTGGGAGAATTATCATGCAGCTTCAACACATGATGATGTGAAACTCTAAAAACAATGGAGGCAATGACCATCTCATCAAAAAAATGGACGATGGGCAGAACTTTAATCAGATGCATGTTTTCTTTTGTCAACTTACAAAATAAACCTTCTGTTCTAATATGCAAAAAGGAGATCATCAACACGCCATTATGTAAAACTTTTTAAACAGAAATACCTACAACATTAAATTACATGAACATTTTCCTTTTGAAACATGATCAGATAAACCTACTGTCAAAATCACCATGGAATTAAATTGAAGAATCTTCCGTGGCAAAGCTGCAGAGAGCTGTGTAATATACAGACATCTAAACAAAAAATATGCCGGCAGCACCAGAATACTACATCTGGATTGTTTTATCTGGCTTTCCTCATGTTGCTCATTTTCATTAGCATCAAACCTCCAATCCGTAAAGAATAATGACGGGGCAAAAATGCCACAAAGAATGATGATACTGAGCTGAGCTAACGTATTGGATGATACTGAGCTGATACTCTCTTGGGGGGTAATTTGCGCAAGATGAAGAGGACTAAGGCTGAGGGCAGGATCTCAACCAGCTGCAGAGGACATAGTTAAAATTTTGAAGGGGAAAAACCGAATAAGTTAAAGAAAAGACGAGAAAATCAGCTTGAAAGTTAAGAAGCTTGGTAGGCTACCATGTAGTAGAACGCATTTAAAACAGGATGATCCAAAACATCAAGTGATGCATCATCATCAAAAGCGGACAACACATCCTGCATTGAAATAATAGAGTTAATTAAACGCCTTCCAATTTTTCAATATAAGCTGATGAAAGAAGCACCTCATAAAGCAGACCAAGAAATTGGTATGGTCATACTGATAACTTTTACTGTCACAGGACTGTCAAATTAATAACTGTTCGGTCTAAAGACAAAAGTTGATACAATGTGTTTGTATCAGAACTACTATGTATTTGTAACTTGTTTCCTGATAGAAGTAATCACAAATCCAACCCTATAACCTAGCCTCGGATGAGTCCTATATCCTAAAAGTTATAACAAAATGTTATAGCTCTCTCAGTTCTAATTAAATTTGTGTTGTATCATGAATGAATCCCAGATTTTTTATGTAGATTTTTTATACTTATTTTGCGATTAAATCCCAATGCAGATCATTTTTTGAGAAAGACTAAATGCCAGAGATTAAGATTAAGCCTTACCACAAAGCATCTTATGAGAAAGCAGGTAAAACATATGGCTGTAACAGATCCAACCTGCAATTAGAACCCACTTGTTAGCCAATAGGACTAGTCTAAACAGAATTGTTGTTTGGCTTTATCTTTTCTGTTTATACATCTGAAGTCAGAAACCTCAAAGTAGGCGTACATGGAAACTACAAAACTAATAATATGTCCAGAAAATTCTTATCAAGCTAGGTCTAGCAATCAGGTGTTCTACTCTGATAGACAAAATGTAAAGGCAAGGCACAAACCTCATGAAGTTTCTTCCTTCTCCCTTTAGATTCAATTGGGAAACGTCTCAGCATGAAAAATAACCTGAAGGCATGGTTTATAATCATCCACCCAATACAACTCCATGGCCACAAAAGAGCAGAAAAATAACGAAATAGACACAGTCAAGATGCTTAAAGTACTATATAATGCAGAAAGCTCACCTTCCTCCATAAATTAAGAAACCTAGTGCAGCCACAAATGACACAGCTGGAACAAAAAAGTACAATATAATTCAGTATGCATGAAATAAATGAGAGACGATAATTGGAGACTGAAAACTATCAGGACATGAAGCAGGCCTTACCTGCAATAAATATCTTTCCAATGAACTCCACAACGCTGTTGTCATCAAACCAGAGGTATATCCAGAGGCAAATCTGAAGAGAAATCCGCATTTATCATAAGGTACATCAAATCTTTGAAGTCCCTAAAAACTGAACCACAGTCTGTGCTGTTTATACTAGGAACCCTGAACCACACTCACTGCACATTGACATCTGTCTGCAAGGAGTTGAATACAACCTCCTCCACCGATCAAGGAGGCAAGAACTACTTCCAATAGTAGATTCTTAAACAAGCATGTGCAAGGCCTAGACTGCTTGCAGACTACTAGAATTGTATATTTATTAGGCAAACCAGAATGATCCTCTTTTCCTTCTATGTAATCTAGCCACAGAATTGGTAAAGTATTCGACCTAGAAGTCCAAAAACTTATATCTTAAAAGTTATAGAACTTGTTCTCTCAACCTTCCTTTGAAAGAACAACGGGGATGAAGCAAATAATTACAAGGGTCAAAGTAAAATAAGATCAAGGAGATTAGCAAACCAAAACTCGTTCGCAGGTAGTAGTGTATCTGTTTAAACACATGAACATTGCTAATGGAGTCCCTAAGGAATTTCAGTTAGAAATCAATTAGCTGCTAGTAATGTTTATATAACAAAACTAGATGGATACAACATGTAGTGATTACAGCTAGGGCTCTAGAGCAACCTCGTGATGAAACATGCAAAGAAAGTGGAGAATACACATTGCAACCAACACTTTAGCTGGAACGCCCAAAAAATAGACCAATAGGTGATATGCGAAGCAACTTATGTAGTACAGGAAAATCAGTAAGATGGAGCATACCTGTACGAAGTACATTCCACCATTGACTGAAATATAAACAATCCTGAGCTTATCTGTCGGTAAACTTCTCGCCTGCTCGTAATAGTATTAAATAAAAGTCAGAGACCCTAATTGGTTAAGAGAAATTACCACATTCAAAAGCTCTTTATCTAAGTAAATCAGTAGAACTGATGTCTTGGCTTCAGGTAACACAGAACCAATACCGCATCACTGATACCATGCAAGAAAAAAGAGCACTTGCCTGGTGATATATCTCTGCCCAAAATAGGACAAGAAGTGTGTACGTTGAGAAGAATAGCAGTCCAGGAAGATCCAACAAGACCAATATCAACACCTGGTTCAACATGCAGCCATCCAAGTTTAGCATATAACTCCAACATTCATTGCTTTCAATCTTTCATTCtatgttcttgttttttcaAATACCAAATGAAGCCTTAATGTCCCTTGAACCCCAAGTAAAATCGACAGTGGACAACAAATAAGGAGAACTTTTGTATCCAACAAATGTATGCAAGAATAACCAGTTTATCCAAGAAGGTTTACGGTGTGTATTAAGTGAGCTACAAAAGACTAACCCTTGGTTGCAAGAGAAAGACTTGCTTGTGAAATCCAAAGACAATTGCGCGCACTACAACAGCGAGAACCCGATCAGAGCTCAACATCACAacaacacaaaaagaaaaaacagaaccAAAACAACAGACTCCGGATGGCAGTAATGCACCAATCTCACCTCCATTGACAATGAAATTCATAAGATGAAACACCTTCTGCGTCGTCCAACCGTACTCCGGCACTCTCAATTCAATCCTTATTAGTTGAAACTGCGAATCACAAAAACGCAAATGCTCAATTTTAACATACTCATACTCACTCTTCACAATCTCCTAACGGTAACTTGTGAACTAAATTCTACACATCAAACACTGACAATGACACATTGACACGTCTCGGCACTCGAATCACACAAAGTCTCAACCAATACAGAATAATCTACTAGTATTCTAATCCAAAATTGATTGATGCGATTCACACTGTTCATATAATTAGCAAAATCCAAAACTCCGATCCCTAACCTCTACTCAAATCCATAGAAAATCAAGCACGAAATCACTAAACCTAACAAAACAGAgagatatagagagagagaaggagagaccAGAGCGACGGAGGAGACGAGGGCGTAGGCGGCGCAGAGAGAGTAGAAGATGCCGTCCTGCCACTTAGTCGACTCGTTGATATCGTCCCACCAGGCCATCACGAACGCCGCGGCCTCCATCGGCGCCAACGTCAGCAGCGAAGGCGGTGGCATTCTCGTCATTTCGCCTCCGCCTCCGAGAAGCAGAAGCTGCTCCCTCCACCGCAGAAAAGTCAAAACGAGAagcggagaagagagagagagagagagggaggaaccACCAGCAAAACGGAACTAACTGTCTCTCGCACACAGCTCAGCTCAGTAATTCAATTGAAGAATGAGCGAGAGGGAAAGGAGGACCGGGACTACCAGACGGTCCAagatttcagagagagagagagagagtgagtgagtgTGAGACCCTTGCTTATTCGTCTCTCTCTCACCTAAGCTTCTACGCTCTGGCTCGGAGCGGTGGTTGTTGTAAAATTGGGGTTGGTTTCTCTTTATTACTATATTCAGACCCTCTATTATCCTTCGGcgtctttattttttttctttttttggggccaatcagaaaagaaaacaagggGAGGTAGTTACGAGTTTTACAAGTTACTAACACTCTCATTGACTTTTGACTCGCGCTTCAAAGTAGTATCTTCCTAGTTCCTGCTTCCTAGAATCAAAAGCTTACTCTCATTAGAATATACTTTTATCGTTTAGATTCATTTATTCAGACAGAAGCAGCGTAAAATTCACACTCCTCAATTTATAATTCACACTTCATGTTTTCTTTATCAGTAACTTAAGTTTTTACCTTTAGTAATTTAAGTTTGTCTTTTTATAAGAATTtcaattaaaaatgaaaatgagtATGGATTTCACTTCCCCTCATATATGGTAAATGAAGGGAAAATTGATTATTAGTTTTTAAATAAGATGTTAATTACACACAATTGTTAACAAAACATATTGTATCGGCGGGTTATTTAAGATTGGTTCGAACTACACTTAATGTAATGTATTATTTAAATGCTTATCACATATGATATCGAGCACACTTGGAATCATTGATTACCATCATAGTCATTTTGATTTTAACTTATTGTAGTGGAGTAGATGATGGAAAGATTTTGATGCTTGATTTTTTTTACATGGACATATAGTCTAAATATAAATTGgctgataaaaataaaaaaagttgttGTTAGTCAAAGTGAAAATTTGTATAAGTGATCTACTTATGAATATTTAAATTATAAAAAGTAAACAGTCGAGATGTCAATAATGAATGTGGTAGAAAAATGATCTCGCTAGGGATGCcttcaaataaacaaaaaaaaaatcttttaatGAAAGGCCGATGACTTTTattatctatattattattaagataaTAAGTTTTATTagctaaaattaaaatttttgacagatttaactataaaaaattaaaaaaatttgagaataaattaaatcacacgGGTAAAAATGTGACAAttagaaaatatatttttattaagaaaattaaaataaatgattTCACAACAACAACTTTGCTCGCCCACTATTTTTTCCCTCCaatagctgttttttttttcttaaaaaaaattattaaaatgcAGAttatgtataaaaaaaaaactaatttatatatttaaaaataatcAGGATATACACATATTATTATGATATTTTAAAGTACAAATTTACTGACTTTTGATAAAATATGTTTAAAGCATAATAGAACTACAATTATTAGTTTTGTTATGATTGAAATTCTTATAATGGGttccaaaaaatgaaaatgattaaatactgtttactccctatacttatagagtttcatcatttcagtccctgaccttcgaatttcacctaaaaagtccatgaactctcaatttcctcctaaTTGGTCCTTactgtcaaaattttctgttaaagttgctgaaagtgtctattatgccctcacttactttgtttttttaaatttattttttctctctcttttatttctttttttcatttcaccatTTGAAGTCTatggattggaaccatcttgatgaggagatgaacagaAGGAGGCGAGAGAgccgaaagaagaagaagaggtaaaaagaaaaagaaaaaagaggaagagaaatatatatatatatatatatatattaagtaaatgagggtataatagactttttatgGGAAGATAACGGAATTTTTGACGGATGCTTAAAGGCAGGGACCAATTTGGAGGAAATttggagttcagggactttttaggtgaaatttgaaggtcagtgactgaaacgatgaaaccctataagtatagagagtaagcagtatttaacccaaatgaaaaacagtttacctCAAAAAAGAAAGTTTACCCTGGGTGAAAGAGAAATGACTCAAATGAgtgcttctcaaaaaaaaaaaaaaacagtaggaAGGGCGGCAAAGAAAGTGAACCTGGGCGCCTAAATCAGGGAATTATTTAGCTGATTTTGAATTTAGAAAACAGAAGGTAAAAAATGGGGAAGGTGTGGAGCTGTGGTGatgataataaaaacaaaataaaaaaagagagtggGAAGGGCGGCAGAGAAATTCAACCTGGGCGCCTAAATCAGGGAATTATTTGGCTGATTTTGAAtttattagaaaacaaaaagtaaaaaatggggaAGGTGATGATACTCACGTGGAGATGCTACGGAAGATACCCTTTGTGGGCTCCATGGTTTGGGGGGCAGCTGAAATACTATTTTTACATGCAGGTGACGGGAACCTTCTGGCTTGAATTACGTGGCAAGGACGGT
It encodes:
- the LOC112165316 gene encoding derlin-2.2; amino-acid sequence: MAQAVEEWYKQMPVITRWYLTAAVVTSIGCSLDIISPHNLYLNPILVVKQYQLWRLITNFLYFRKIDLDFLFHMFFLARYCKLLEENSFRGRTADFFYMLLFGASVLTGIVLVGGMIPYLSESFAKIIFLSNSLTFMMVYVWSKQNPFIHMSFLGLFNFTAAYLPWFLLGFSVLVGASAWVDLLGMIAGHAYYFLEDVYPRMTGRRPLRTPSFIKALFADEAVVVARPANVRFAPPPVEELHQD
- the LOC112166350 gene encoding tobamovirus multiplication protein 1; protein product: MTRMPPPSLLTLAPMEAAAFVMAWWDDINESTKWQDGIFYSLCAAYALVSSVALFQLIRIELRVPEYGWTTQKVFHLMNFIVNGVRAIVFGFHKQVFLLQPRVLILVLLDLPGLLFFSTYTLLVLFWAEIYHQARSLPTDKLRIVYISVNGGMYFVQICLWIYLWFDDNSVVEFIGKIFIAAVSFVAALGFLIYGGRLFFMLRRFPIESKGRRKKLHEVGSVTAICFTCFLIRCFVDVLSAFDDDASLDVLDHPVLNAFYYMLVEILPSALVLFILRKLPPKRVSAQYHPIR